In Nerophis ophidion isolate RoL-2023_Sa linkage group LG03, RoL_Noph_v1.0, whole genome shotgun sequence, the following are encoded in one genomic region:
- the LOC133548873 gene encoding transmembrane protein 229b-like, with translation MATTILQPPVPLMVLCRWYLYAIHGYFCKVMFTAAWEFAVHGEWKFPGVTSLWALFIYGTCILAVERMYLYLRGHCHVLVRCLIYTLWTYMWELSTGLLLRQFHACPWDYSAFRYNFLGLITAEYALPCFCASFIVERLLIRNTLRLRFHLGADDGWGRSHTSGWMSNNNNSFFKWE, from the coding sequence ATGGCGACCACGATCCTGCAGCCTCCCGTGCCGCTGATGGTGCTCTGCCGCTGGTACCTGTACGCCATCCACGGCTACTTCTGCAAGGTCATGTTCACGGCGGCGTGGGAGTTCGCCGTGCACGGCGAGTGGAAGTTCCCGGGCGTGACCAGCCTGTGGGCGCTCTTCATCTACGGCACGTGCATCCTGGCGGTGGAGCGCATGTACCTGTACCTGCGCGGGCACTGCCACGTGTTGGTGCGCTGCCTCATCTACACGCTGTGGACGTACATGTGGGAGCTGAGCACGGGGCTGCTGCTGCGCCAGTTCCACGCCTGCCCCTGGGACTACTCCGCCTTCCGCTACAACTTCCTGGGCCTGATCACGGCCGAGTACGCGCTGCCGTGCTTCTGCGCCTCCTTCATCGTGGAGCGCCTGCTCATCCGCAACACGCTGCGCCTGCGCTTCCATCTGGGCGCCGACGACGGCTGGGGGCGGAGCCACACCAGCGGCTGGATGTCCAACAATAATAACAGCTTCTTCAAATGGGAGTGA